Proteins encoded in a region of the Dorea longicatena genome:
- a CDS encoding DUF4866 domain-containing protein: MEEKTLFPREEKSEILFKKISEDKWACEKLMETFCSYLFSNDGVDLPDSPSSTEFAQALFNSYRNRDLSAFLMAICQNTVFDLLRNAFLIPYRFNADGKQNPMIMTDENGMLLPEYKRSIHEREYRHFHEVYTDLGAPKNIFLAQAYRYSHSYTSDDMEPEQNILEKNNGVLLIRELPDTVKLKETEAEAYSAILDIVIKLQKELPMSYVFYGQDSLVEDNTRYDEIGVFFPNSHFLKNLERHVSKAEAIIYADN; the protein is encoded by the coding sequence ATGGAGGAAAAAACACTTTTTCCCAGAGAAGAAAAATCAGAAATCTTATTTAAGAAAATATCCGAAGATAAATGGGCATGTGAAAAACTGATGGAAACATTCTGCAGTTATTTATTCAGTAACGATGGGGTAGACCTTCCCGATTCTCCGTCATCTACAGAATTCGCACAGGCTCTTTTTAATTCTTATCGCAATCGGGATTTATCTGCGTTTCTGATGGCTATCTGTCAGAATACAGTCTTTGATCTTTTAAGAAATGCATTCCTGATTCCCTATCGGTTCAATGCGGACGGAAAACAGAATCCGATGATCATGACAGATGAAAACGGAATGTTACTTCCTGAATATAAGAGATCGATTCATGAACGGGAATACCGTCATTTCCATGAGGTATATACAGATCTCGGAGCTCCAAAGAATATTTTTCTGGCACAGGCATACCGCTACAGCCATTCTTATACATCCGACGATATGGAACCGGAACAAAACATTCTGGAAAAGAATAACGGTGTACTGTTGATCCGTGAATTACCGGATACCGTAAAATTAAAAGAAACCGAAGCAGAAGCTTATTCTGCTATTCTGGATATTGTCATAAAACTTCAGAAAGAGCTTCCTATGTCCTATGTATTCTATGGACAGGATTCTCTTGTTGAAGATAATACCCGTTATGATGAGATCGGAGTTTTCTTTCCGAATTCACATTTCTTAAAAAATCTGGAACGCCACGTTTCCAAAGCAGAGGCGATCATTTATGCAGACAACTAA
- a CDS encoding 5-methyltetrahydropteroyltriglutamate--homocysteine S-methyltransferase, with protein MNTPFRYDFVGSFLRPQKLKDARKNFEEGTISQEKLTAVEDECILELVAKIKELGYHVITDGEFRRSTWHLDFMWGFEGIEHQKTVEGNTTFDAEAAMIDDTYMTGKISVKNHPFVEHFKFIKALEDENTVAKQTIPSPGQFYAYFTGAQLLNTTLEIYGSEEAFAEDVIKAYGEFVQEIYAAGCRNLQFDDCVWGGMVDAKMAVALTGRTGQRLEDYKKLLLELNNQVVAQAPEDLVINTHVCRGNYHSTFFSSGAYDSVADLLFGEENVNAYYLEYDDKRSGGFAPLAKVSGDKKVVLGLITTKTPELEDKEKVIARIHEAAKYVPLDRLYLSPQCGFASCEIGNKLTEEEQWAKLKLVKEIADEVWSDR; from the coding sequence ATGAACACACCATTTCGTTACGACTTTGTAGGAAGTTTTTTACGCCCACAGAAATTAAAAGACGCAAGAAAGAATTTCGAAGAAGGGACAATCTCACAGGAAAAACTGACCGCAGTAGAAGATGAATGCATCCTGGAACTGGTGGCAAAGATTAAGGAACTTGGATATCATGTGATCACGGACGGAGAATTCAGAAGATCGACATGGCATCTGGATTTCATGTGGGGATTTGAAGGTATCGAGCATCAGAAGACAGTAGAGGGGAATACAACATTTGACGCAGAAGCTGCAATGATTGATGATACATACATGACGGGAAAGATTTCAGTAAAGAATCATCCTTTCGTAGAGCATTTCAAATTCATCAAAGCATTAGAAGATGAAAATACTGTCGCAAAACAGACTATCCCGTCACCGGGACAGTTCTATGCATACTTTACCGGGGCACAGCTTCTGAATACAACATTAGAAATCTATGGATCGGAAGAAGCATTTGCCGAGGATGTGATTAAGGCATACGGTGAATTCGTGCAGGAAATCTATGCAGCAGGCTGCCGTAACCTTCAGTTTGATGACTGCGTATGGGGCGGAATGGTAGATGCGAAGATGGCAGTTGCACTGACCGGAAGAACAGGACAGAGACTGGAAGATTACAAGAAACTCCTTCTGGAACTGAATAACCAGGTAGTAGCACAGGCACCGGAAGATCTGGTGATCAATACACATGTATGCCGTGGAAATTATCATTCTACATTCTTCAGTTCCGGAGCATATGATTCCGTAGCGGATTTGTTATTCGGAGAAGAAAATGTAAATGCATATTATCTGGAATATGACGACAAGAGATCCGGCGGATTTGCACCACTTGCAAAGGTATCCGGCGATAAGAAGGTCGTACTTGGACTTATAACAACCAAGACACCGGAACTGGAAGACAAAGAAAAAGTAATCGCAAGAATCCACGAAGCAGCAAAATATGTTCCGCTTGACCGCTTATACTTAAGCCCGCAGTGCGGATTTGCATCCTGCGAGATTGGTAATAAGCTGACAGAAGAAGAACAGTGGGCAAAGCTTAAGCTTGTAAAAGAGATTGCCGACGAAGTCTGGTCAGACAGATAA
- a CDS encoding LysR family transcriptional regulator substrate-binding protein, giving the protein MDRTFCKDPMVALLPEGHKLAKRKTFSAKFAETEAYIVTCPGLDIDGTRYLDKHGIKPNVQFSTMDIQATYAMAAAGMGVSIKIVLSSGSMIY; this is encoded by the coding sequence ATTGATCGTACCTTTTGCAAGGATCCGATGGTTGCATTATTGCCGGAGGGACACAAGCTGGCAAAAAGAAAGACATTTTCGGCAAAATTTGCAGAGACGGAAGCCTATATTGTAACATGTCCAGGATTAGATATTGATGGAACACGTTATCTGGATAAGCATGGGATTAAGCCGAATGTACAGTTTTCGACAATGGATATTCAGGCAACATATGCGATGGCGGCAGCGGGAATGGGTGTGAGCATTAAAATCGTTCTATCATCTGGAAGTATGATATACTGA
- the thiS gene encoding sulfur carrier protein ThiS has protein sequence MIIVNGKEINLTEDTTVAEYLEQNQYQVKRIAVELNGDILPKYSYSDTMLKDGDRLEVVTFVGGG, from the coding sequence ATGATTATCGTAAATGGAAAAGAAATCAATCTGACAGAGGATACGACTGTTGCAGAATATCTGGAGCAGAATCAGTATCAGGTAAAAAGAATTGCTGTAGAGTTAAACGGAGATATTCTTCCAAAATATAGTTATTCCGATACCATGTTAAAAGACGGCGACCGTCTGGAAGTTGTGACATTTGTAGGAGGAGGCTAA
- the thiF gene encoding sulfur carrier protein ThiS adenylyltransferase ThiF, with amino-acid sequence MGEIVSENMTKNANAKVLSKEEIMAALNERHSPEKQKHLSAGRVAIAGLGGLGSNVAYALARIGVGHLHLIDFDVVDITNLNRQQYFMEHIGMYKTDALKSLLLKINPYLDIYTDCVKVTEENLKTLFRDEPIVCEAFDNPEAKAMLVNGILEHFPEKKLVSATGMAGYGSSNTIRTQKLMKNFYLCGDRETAPTYGNGLMAPRVAICAAHEANMITRLILGEEDV; translated from the coding sequence ATGGGAGAAATCGTATCAGAAAATATGACGAAAAATGCGAACGCAAAAGTACTTAGTAAAGAAGAGATTATGGCTGCGCTTAATGAAAGACATTCTCCGGAAAAGCAGAAGCATCTGTCTGCAGGAAGGGTTGCGATAGCCGGACTTGGCGGATTGGGATCAAATGTGGCATATGCACTTGCCAGAATCGGAGTCGGACATCTCCATCTGATAGATTTTGATGTAGTAGATATTACGAACCTGAACCGGCAGCAGTACTTTATGGAGCATATCGGAATGTATAAAACAGATGCGTTAAAATCATTACTGTTAAAAATTAATCCGTATCTGGATATCTATACAGACTGTGTGAAAGTCACAGAAGAAAATCTTAAGACACTATTTCGTGACGAGCCTATTGTATGTGAAGCATTCGATAATCCAGAGGCGAAGGCAATGCTGGTGAATGGAATACTGGAACATTTTCCGGAAAAGAAACTGGTATCGGCAACCGGTATGGCAGGATACGGAAGCAGTAATACGATTCGCACACAGAAGTTAATGAAGAACTTTTACCTGTGCGGAGACCGCGAGACGGCACCAACTTATGGGAATGGTCTTATGGCACCAAGAGTTGCAATCTGTGCAGCACATGAGGCGAATATGATCACACGTCTGATCCTTGGAGAAGAGGATGTGTAG
- a CDS encoding thiazole synthase yields the protein MDKKEIKNTDTFTLGGKEFTSRFILGSGKFSLDLVKACVEKAGAQIITLALRRANEGGLANILDYIPEDVTLLPNTSGARNAEEAVRIARLSREVGCGNFVKVEVVRDSKYLLPDNYETIKATEILAKEGFVVMPYMYPDLNAARDLANAGAACIMPLGAPIGSNKGLSTKDFIQILIDEIDLPIIVDAGIGRPSQACEAMEMGAAAVMANTAIATAGDVPAMAEAFKKAIEAGRSAYLSGLGRTIERGASASSPLTGFLQD from the coding sequence ATGGATAAAAAAGAAATAAAAAATACAGATACATTTACACTTGGAGGAAAAGAGTTTACTTCTCGTTTTATATTAGGTTCAGGAAAATTTTCACTGGATCTGGTGAAAGCATGTGTGGAAAAAGCAGGGGCACAGATTATCACACTGGCACTCCGTCGTGCAAATGAAGGCGGTTTGGCAAATATTCTGGATTATATTCCGGAAGATGTGACACTTCTTCCGAATACATCAGGAGCCAGAAATGCAGAAGAAGCGGTACGTATTGCCAGACTTTCCAGAGAAGTCGGATGTGGCAATTTCGTCAAAGTGGAAGTGGTAAGAGATTCGAAATATCTCCTTCCGGATAATTATGAGACGATCAAAGCTACAGAAATTCTTGCAAAAGAAGGATTCGTGGTTATGCCGTACATGTATCCAGATTTGAATGCTGCAAGAGATCTTGCAAATGCCGGTGCAGCATGTATCATGCCGCTTGGCGCACCGATCGGATCAAATAAAGGGCTTAGCACAAAAGACTTTATTCAGATCCTGATCGATGAGATTGATCTGCCGATCATCGTAGATGCCGGAATCGGACGTCCGTCCCAGGCATGCGAGGCAATGGAGATGGGTGCAGCCGCAGTGATGGCAAATACGGCAATCGCAACAGCAGGAGATGTACCGGCGATGGCAGAAGCATTTAAGAAAGCAATCGAAGCGGGCAGAAGTGCGTACCTTTCCGGACTTGGAAGAACGATTGAGCGTGGTGCAAGTGCATCTTCACCGCTGACCGGATTTCTGCAGGATTAG
- the thiH gene encoding 2-iminoacetate synthase ThiH produces MGTNHEDTHINESILSEEILEDQKKNRIDHMTYLPGMEDIGSEILDQVVAAMEAYDYNTYTAEDVKRALAHAERTPEDFQALLSPAALPFLEEIAQAAQIETRKHFGNSVYMFTPIYIANYCENYCIYCGFNCHNKINRAQLNAEEIEKEMAAIAETGLQEILILTGESRNKSTVEYIGEACKIARKYFKVIGLEVYPVNSDEYAYLHECGADYVTVFQETYNSDKYETLHLAGHKRIYPYRVNAQERALKGGMRGVGFGALLGLDDFRKDAFATGYHAYLLQRKYPHAEIAFSCPRLRPIINNDRINPMDVHEPQLLQVVCAYRLFMPFASITVSTRECERVRDNLVSIAATKISAGVSTGIGSHVEDIEDKGDDQFEISDGRSVDEVYQALLKHNLQPVMSDYIYV; encoded by the coding sequence ATGGGAACAAATCATGAAGATACACATATTAATGAAAGTATTTTAAGCGAGGAGATTCTGGAAGACCAGAAGAAGAACCGGATCGATCACATGACCTATCTTCCAGGCATGGAGGATATCGGATCAGAAATACTCGACCAGGTCGTGGCAGCCATGGAGGCTTATGATTATAATACATATACAGCAGAAGATGTAAAACGTGCACTGGCACATGCAGAGCGCACACCGGAAGATTTTCAGGCGTTATTGTCACCGGCAGCACTGCCATTTCTGGAGGAAATAGCGCAGGCAGCGCAGATCGAGACGAGAAAACATTTTGGTAACAGTGTCTATATGTTCACACCAATCTATATCGCAAATTATTGCGAGAACTATTGCATTTACTGTGGTTTTAATTGCCATAACAAAATCAACCGTGCACAGTTAAATGCGGAAGAGATCGAAAAAGAGATGGCGGCGATCGCTGAGACAGGTCTGCAGGAAATCCTGATTCTGACAGGAGAAAGCCGTAACAAATCTACAGTAGAATACATCGGTGAAGCATGTAAGATCGCCAGAAAATATTTTAAAGTTATTGGTCTGGAGGTTTATCCGGTAAATTCAGACGAATACGCATATCTGCATGAATGTGGGGCAGATTATGTAACGGTATTTCAGGAGACATATAACTCAGATAAATATGAGACACTTCATCTTGCAGGGCATAAGAGAATCTACCCGTATCGTGTAAATGCACAGGAAAGAGCATTGAAAGGCGGCATGCGTGGAGTTGGATTCGGAGCACTTCTGGGGTTGGATGATTTCAGAAAAGATGCATTTGCGACCGGATATCATGCATATTTATTACAGAGAAAATATCCACATGCAGAGATCGCATTTTCATGTCCGAGACTTCGTCCGATCATCAATAATGACAGGATTAATCCGATGGATGTGCACGAACCGCAGCTTTTGCAGGTAGTGTGTGCATACCGCCTGTTTATGCCATTTGCAAGCATCACGGTTTCGACACGAGAGTGTGAAAGAGTCCGCGATAATCTGGTAAGTATTGCAGCAACGAAGATATCTGCTGGTGTAAGTACCGGTATCGGAAGTCATGTAGAAGATATCGAAGACAAGGGTGACGATCAGTTTGAAATCTCGGATGGACGTTCGGTGGATGAGGTCTATCAGGCACTTCTGAAACACAATCTTCAGCCGGTGATGAGTGATTATATCTATGTGTAA
- a CDS encoding thiamine phosphate synthase, which produces MIKSVNNQDFKIIAVSNRKLCNRPFLEQIERVCKIHPEAVILREKDLTEEEYGTLAKEVMNICSRYQVSCILHNFWKTALELGCTSVHLPLPILQKITDEEKKKFTKIGISIHSVEEAKEAEQLGASYLTAGHIYATDCKRGLPPRGLGFLKEVCREVSIPVYGIGGIKFDEEQWNDMKKCGAVGGCVMSGMMEI; this is translated from the coding sequence GTGATAAAATCTGTAAACAATCAGGACTTTAAAATCATTGCAGTCAGCAATCGGAAATTATGCAACCGCCCGTTTTTAGAGCAGATAGAAAGAGTCTGCAAGATACATCCGGAAGCTGTGATCTTAAGAGAAAAAGATCTGACAGAAGAGGAATATGGGACATTGGCAAAAGAAGTAATGAATATTTGCAGCCGTTATCAGGTGTCTTGTATTCTTCATAATTTCTGGAAGACTGCACTAGAACTTGGATGTACATCTGTACATCTGCCACTTCCAATTTTGCAAAAAATAACTGATGAAGAAAAGAAAAAATTTACAAAGATTGGAATTTCTATACATTCTGTAGAAGAAGCGAAAGAAGCAGAGCAATTGGGAGCTTCCTATCTTACGGCAGGGCATATCTATGCGACAGATTGTAAGAGGGGATTACCGCCAAGAGGATTGGGATTTTTAAAAGAGGTTTGCCGGGAAGTCAGCATTCCGGTGTATGGAATAGGCGGAATAAAGTTCGATGAAGAACAGTGGAATGATATGAAAAAATGTGGAGCAGTTGGTGGATGTGTTATGTCCGGAATGATGGAAATATAG
- a CDS encoding MarR family winged helix-turn-helix transcriptional regulator: protein MNTGIEFAEKLSKAYSETCKPLCHELNIPQTAFDILLFLANNPEYKTARDIVEIRKIKANLVSVNVDKLVNEGYLERKSVEGDRRKVNLICTEKSKEIIQEGQKLQQSFVEKLFEGMDEDTRKALQKGMAHMEANIEKMLEEKN, encoded by the coding sequence ATGAACACAGGAATTGAATTTGCAGAAAAGCTGTCAAAGGCATACAGTGAGACCTGCAAACCGTTATGCCATGAACTGAATATTCCACAGACCGCATTTGACATCTTACTTTTCTTGGCGAACAACCCAGAATACAAAACTGCCAGAGACATCGTAGAAATACGAAAAATTAAAGCCAATCTTGTATCGGTAAATGTGGATAAACTTGTGAATGAAGGCTATCTGGAGCGGAAAAGTGTAGAAGGTGACCGAAGAAAAGTCAATCTGATCTGTACAGAAAAGTCAAAAGAGATTATCCAAGAAGGACAGAAACTTCAGCAGTCGTTCGTTGAAAAACTATTTGAAGGAATGGATGAAGATACAAGAAAAGCACTTCAAAAAGGAATGGCGCATATGGAAGCGAATATAGAGAAGATGTTGGAGGAAAAGAACTAG
- a CDS encoding sulfite exporter TauE/SafE family protein yields the protein MNTILMIIVTFFAGMGAGLGTGFAGMSAAAVISPILITFLGMDPYMAVGIALSSDVLASAVSAYTYGKNKNLDVKNGLIMMVSVLTFTVVGSYVSSLVPSTTMGNFSVFMTFLLGIKFIVKPVMTTKEAMEKVSPKKRAVQSLICGVMIGFICGFIGAGGGMMMLLILTSVLDYELKTAVGTSVFIMTFTAFTGAVSHFAIGGMPNIAVWILCIVFTLLWARIAAVFANKATPKTLNRATGVILVVLGIVVMAFSILN from the coding sequence ATGAATACAATATTAATGATTATTGTAACATTTTTCGCGGGGATGGGAGCCGGACTCGGAACCGGATTTGCAGGAATGAGTGCGGCGGCAGTGATCAGTCCGATTCTGATCACATTTCTTGGAATGGATCCATATATGGCAGTCGGAATTGCACTTTCATCAGATGTACTTGCAAGCGCAGTATCTGCCTATACATATGGAAAGAATAAGAATCTGGATGTGAAGAATGGTCTGATCATGATGGTCAGCGTACTTACCTTTACCGTTGTGGGAAGTTATGTGTCCAGTCTGGTACCATCTACAACGATGGGAAATTTTTCGGTATTTATGACATTCTTGCTCGGCATTAAGTTCATCGTAAAACCTGTCATGACAACAAAAGAAGCCATGGAAAAAGTATCGCCGAAGAAACGTGCAGTGCAGTCGTTAATCTGTGGTGTCATGATCGGATTTATCTGTGGATTTATCGGTGCCGGAGGCGGTATGATGATGCTTTTGATCCTGACCTCTGTCCTGGACTATGAGCTTAAGACGGCGGTAGGAACGAGTGTGTTCATCATGACATTTACTGCCTTTACCGGTGCAGTTTCGCATTTTGCAATCGGGGGAATGCCGAATATAGCGGTGTGGATCTTATGTATTGTGTTCACACTGTTGTGGGCAAGGATTGCGGCAGTATTTGCGAATAAGGCAACACCGAAGACATTGAACCGGGCGACGGGTGTGATATTAGTGGTTCTTGGGATTGTGGTTATGGCGTTTTCTATTTTAAATTAA
- a CDS encoding HD domain-containing protein encodes MDERLKQQLDFILEIDKEKNILRQTHLSGHGRRENDAEHAWHMAIMAYLLKDYANEPVDIAKVMIMCLIHDIVEIDAGDTYAYDTEGLKTQKAREDAAKERIFSLLPEDQKKELTALFDEFENYQTPESKFAHSLDNLQPLLLNNSNGGGDWREHQVTSEQVYGRQRKTQLGSETLYKVTDQILKENIEKGNIKES; translated from the coding sequence ATGGACGAAAGATTAAAACAACAACTTGATTTCATTCTCGAAATTGATAAAGAAAAGAATATATTAAGACAAACCCACCTTTCCGGACACGGAAGACGTGAAAACGATGCGGAACATGCCTGGCATATGGCAATCATGGCATACCTGTTAAAAGATTATGCCAATGAACCCGTCGATATCGCAAAAGTTATGATCATGTGCCTGATCCATGACATTGTGGAAATTGACGCCGGAGATACTTATGCCTACGATACAGAAGGATTAAAGACGCAGAAAGCACGTGAAGATGCTGCCAAAGAACGGATCTTCTCACTGTTACCAGAAGATCAGAAAAAAGAACTGACTGCACTCTTTGATGAATTCGAAAATTACCAGACACCAGAATCCAAATTTGCACATTCCCTGGATAACCTGCAGCCATTGCTTCTCAATAACAGTAACGGCGGTGGCGACTGGCGTGAGCATCAGGTTACTTCCGAGCAGGTATACGGAAGACAACGGAAAACGCAGCTGGGATCTGAGACTTTATATAAAGTAACAGACCAGATACTCAAAGAAAATATAGAAAAGGGAAATATTAAAGAATCATAA
- a CDS encoding GDSL-type esterase/lipase family protein — MKQILCFGDSNTWGLDGETGKRFPWEERWTGILQEKLADRDIRIVEEGLCGRTTIFEDPLRLGRRGTELLPILLETHTPDAVVLMLGTNDCKTIFGASAEIIGKGIARLLEQINQYADKMKVLVISPIYLGEKVWQDGYDQEFSPESVEVSKKLEPVYEKVSGKYGKRFMRAADYVSPSEADQEHMDGQSHKILADAIYRKLETEIL; from the coding sequence ATGAAACAGATATTATGCTTTGGGGATTCGAATACGTGGGGGTTAGATGGAGAGACCGGAAAGCGTTTTCCGTGGGAAGAACGATGGACCGGAATCTTACAGGAAAAACTGGCGGACCGAGATATTAGAATTGTTGAGGAAGGTCTGTGTGGAAGAACGACTATATTTGAAGATCCGCTTCGCCTGGGAAGACGGGGAACAGAATTGCTTCCGATATTATTGGAGACGCACACGCCGGATGCAGTCGTGTTGATGCTTGGAACGAATGACTGCAAAACCATATTCGGAGCGTCAGCAGAAATCATCGGAAAAGGAATTGCAAGGCTACTTGAACAGATTAATCAGTATGCAGATAAGATGAAGGTTCTTGTGATATCTCCGATTTATCTGGGAGAAAAGGTATGGCAGGACGGATATGATCAAGAATTTTCGCCAGAATCCGTAGAAGTATCAAAGAAATTAGAACCGGTATATGAAAAAGTGTCCGGAAAGTATGGCAAACGATTCATGCGGGCAGCAGATTATGTGAGTCCGTCGGAAGCAGATCAGGAGCATATGGATGGACAGAGTCATAAGATTCTTGCAGATGCGATTTATAGAAAATTAGAAACAGAGATTTTGTAG
- a CDS encoding DMT family transporter produces MSTKKANLILTTCSMAWGTSYIFMKLGIKGLSPLMLMALRTGIAFLILVLIFFKRLLKVNKRLLLYSAITGFLLFTNLTPILYGLNTITASQSGFILSTTVVLVPVIHSVISRRLPEHHVKLGIIIVLIGMVLINGGDIFAVKPGTLLCMLSAFSYSINIVLNSYFTRQVDPLALGVYQQGFTCLYSIIGLLVFGSPIFPSTALDWISVLGLALLSSAYGFVVQTVVQQYTTPENTGFLFSLEPIFAAIFSFIFLHEKLTEMGYLGAIFILAGVFTAIDAKSTVMELITGKSVAEVTSKR; encoded by the coding sequence ATGTCGACAAAAAAAGCCAATCTGATTCTTACAACCTGCTCTATGGCATGGGGAACTTCTTATATATTTATGAAACTTGGAATTAAGGGACTTTCCCCTCTGATGCTGATGGCTCTGCGTACAGGAATCGCATTCCTGATTCTGGTACTTATATTTTTCAAAAGGTTACTGAAAGTTAATAAAAGACTTTTACTCTACAGTGCCATCACCGGCTTTCTGCTTTTTACAAACCTTACGCCAATCCTTTACGGATTAAATACGATCACTGCTTCTCAGAGTGGATTCATCCTCAGCACCACCGTTGTGCTTGTTCCGGTCATTCATTCAGTTATTTCCCGGAGACTTCCGGAGCATCATGTCAAGCTTGGAATCATTATCGTATTAATCGGAATGGTACTGATCAACGGCGGTGATATATTTGCTGTCAAGCCCGGAACGCTGCTTTGTATGCTTTCGGCTTTTAGTTATTCAATCAATATTGTATTAAACAGCTATTTTACCAGACAGGTAGATCCACTTGCACTCGGAGTCTACCAGCAGGGCTTTACCTGTCTTTATTCCATAATCGGTCTGCTGGTGTTCGGATCCCCGATATTTCCGAGCACCGCGTTGGACTGGATCTCCGTTCTTGGACTTGCTCTCCTGTCCTCAGCTTACGGATTCGTTGTACAAACTGTTGTGCAGCAATATACAACACCGGAGAATACCGGATTCCTGTTCTCCCTGGAACCGATCTTTGCAGCGATTTTTTCCTTCATCTTCCTGCATGAGAAGCTCACGGAGATGGGATATCTCGGGGCCATTTTCATTCTTGCAGGAGTGTTTACCGCTATCGATGCCAAAAGTACGGTAATGGAATTAATCACCGGAAAATCCGTTGCAGAAGTTACATCCAAAAGATAG
- a CDS encoding LysR family transcriptional regulator substrate-binding protein, producing the protein MAPHISYYSGDDYAVMSMVENELGIGILSELVMKRCDYYIVTRSLKPELHREIVIAVKNEKNASVAVRKFLQFVRKRENL; encoded by the coding sequence ATTGCACCGCACATTTCTTATTATTCCGGGGACGATTATGCAGTAATGTCTATGGTGGAAAACGAACTGGGAATCGGGATACTGTCGGAACTGGTGATGAAAAGATGCGATTATTATATCGTAACAAGAAGTCTGAAACCGGAGCTGCACCGGGAGATTGTGATCGCGGTAAAGAATGAGAAGAATGCTTCGGTAGCGGTGAGGAAATTCCTGCAGTTTGTAAGAAAAAGGGAAAATCTTTGA
- a CDS encoding AAA family ATPase — translation MLEKLRELGIRDDLIREITEYRETYPVEQEYGSRIPKLEQFYYGKEVWEQAITAILCGENILLAGPKATGKSLFAENLAGVFARPRWDVSFHVNMDAASLIGMDTFRGGEVSFRPGPVYTAAKAGGFAILDEINMAKSEAMAVLHATLDFRRTIDVPGYERMELHPATRFIATMNYGYAGTKELNEALVSRFVVIQMPMISKESLIKLIKKHYPDIREEGAGELTFMFLELHKKCENGEISSKALDLRGLLGAVGLMEKGLDIFTALDMGITNKTFDTYEQTLIRDTIRTRISKKMVKKDLFVK, via the coding sequence TTGCTGGAAAAATTAAGAGAACTTGGAATCAGAGATGATCTGATCCGTGAGATAACAGAATATAGGGAAACATACCCGGTAGAACAAGAATATGGTTCAAGAATTCCGAAACTGGAACAATTTTACTATGGAAAAGAAGTCTGGGAGCAGGCAATTACCGCAATTTTGTGTGGAGAGAATATTCTGTTGGCAGGTCCGAAAGCAACTGGAAAGAGTCTGTTTGCAGAGAATCTGGCGGGAGTATTTGCAAGACCACGGTGGGATGTGTCGTTTCATGTGAATATGGATGCAGCTTCATTGATTGGTATGGATACATTCCGTGGGGGAGAGGTATCTTTCAGACCGGGGCCGGTGTATACAGCGGCAAAAGCCGGTGGATTTGCCATATTAGATGAGATCAACATGGCAAAAAGTGAAGCAATGGCAGTACTTCATGCGACACTGGACTTCCGGCGGACGATTGATGTTCCAGGATACGAACGTATGGAATTACATCCGGCGACAAGATTCATTGCAACGATGAACTACGGATATGCGGGTACAAAAGAACTGAATGAAGCACTGGTATCCAGATTTGTCGTAATCCAGATGCCGATGATTTCAAAGGAAAGTCTGATTAAATTAATAAAAAAGCATTATCCGGACATCAGGGAAGAAGGAGCAGGAGAACTGACATTTATGTTTCTGGAATTACATAAGAAATGTGAAAATGGAGAGATATCTTCCAAGGCTCTGGATCTGCGTGGTCTCTTAGGAGCAGTCGGTCTGATGGAAAAAGGACTTGATATATTTACGGCACTGGATATGGGAATTACCAATAAAACATTTGATACCTATGAACAGACCCTGATTCGTGATACGATCCGTACAAGAATCTCGAAGAAAATGGTGAAGAAAGATTTGTTTGTGAAGTAA